The Coprococcus phoceensis genomic sequence GGCGTCCTTGATATTTTCGATGACCGGCTGGCGGTTCGTGATCGCGGTTCCAAGGTCGCCGGTCAGAACACCCTTGATGTAGTCTGCATAGCGTTCCAGAAAAGGAGCGTCCAGTCCCAACTCCTCTCGCACCGCCTGGATCTGTTCCTCTGTTGCAAAGACATTGACCTTACGGACAATCATCTCTGCCGGATCGGTCCCAGTAAAAACTTGCAGGCAGAAGCTGAGTGTAACGACGCCCCAAATAACAAAAATAAAATTGATGATGCGTTTGGTAATTCTTTTTGCGGTTCCTCCCGCAATCCGCATAGTACATCCCTCCAAACTTTAGTTAGCCTACTCTAACCAGTGGTCAAAAAAAGCAGCCGCGGTTCAGCGGCTGCTCCACAGCATACTCACCATTGGCACATCAATAATGATAGCATACCAGAGTGGTACATTCTATAACCGAATAGGTCGGATTTTGCTCCAATCAGGTCAGCAGTATTTGTGTCGATACGCCTGCGGCGTTACACCCATAACGGATTTGAAAGCGGCAGAAAATTTACTTTGATTTTCATATCCCGCCACACTTCCAATCTCTCCGATGCTCAAAGCCGACTCCGAAACCAACAATTCAGCAGCGGCCTCCATGCGTTTCGTCTTGATAAAGGTGCCAATGGATGCCCCGGCAATAGATTTGAAACATCTTTTCAAGCTGGACTCTGCCAGTCCGAACATGCAGGCCAGATCCTGAATGGTATCTTTGGTAAAGGGATTTTCTATAATGTACTGGTAAACCTCCTGTGTCCGTTTGGAGATGTCCGCAGAAAACTGCTGCGGTCGACAAACTGCGCTGCCATCCAGGAGACTTAAAAACAGCAGCAATTCGATGACCTTGATCCAAAAGTACGGAACCTGGATACGCTCGTCCACCGAGTAAAGCTCGCTGAAAATATGGTCGATTTCGTGCTTAGATTTGATGATAAGGGAACATCCATCTGAACACAGGCGTTCTTTTATCTGTTCCAAACTGATATGAGCTTGTTGAAAGCCCTGATCCAAGGTTTGCTGCGCGGTTTCCATTTCCAGCAGTACGGTGATGCCTCGGTATTTTTTCAGAGGGATACG encodes the following:
- a CDS encoding helix-turn-helix domain-containing protein, translated to MFDMTKETGAFHNIYKTGVGAETEKRILHEGNESGEGTMRRFEVAPGIQITYNDLKMDSCFRPIRFEKDFLQINHCLEGCYECELEGGSVSFLGEGDLCVDYLSKDRQVFLGSRIPLKKYRGITVLLEMETAQQTLDQGFQQAHISLEQIKERLCSDGCSLIIKSKHEIDHIFSELYSVDERIQVPYFWIKVIELLLFLSLLDGSAVCRPQQFSADISKRTQEVYQYIIENPFTKDTIQDLACMFGLAESSLKRCFKSIAGASIGTFIKTKRMEAAAELLVSESALSIGEIGSVAGYENQSKFSAAFKSVMGVTPQAYRHKYC